GTCTTCTGCCGCCTTTGGCTCCGCAGTGAAATAAAGAGCTATCATGTGCTTACATATAACTCTCCTACCCTCAGCAAAAGGACATGTACACGTAGATCTCCTCGGATGCTCCTTGTCTATGTGAACATGATAAAGCTGCTCACCCCGAACAGTTCCATCGTATGTATACGGACCTGTCTTCTCTACAGATTTCGTTTTCTTGGCATTGTAATAATCCATTCCACGCCATACTGAATTTCCACTGGCAAGTTCAATCAGCCCCATACAACACTCCCCTTATATATTCTTATTCATGGAGCATACGAGGCTCGAAATCGTGACCTCTTCCATGCCATGGAAGCGCACTCCCAGCTGCGCCAATGCCCCTAATTTCCAACTTACTCTATTATATGCAAAAAAGCACTTCCATGCTATATGAGCCATGAAAGTGTATCTATGTTAAATCCCCTTTTATAAGCGGGTTAATGTTGGGAGGAAGGCCATCAACAATTTGGGATGACCTTTGTGTGTTATGAAAGTTTCTATTACAAAATAAAATGTAATGCTTGTTATCCATAATCTGCCTCCTTACCAGCCCATGTCATCCATGTCATCTTCGAAATCGAGCCAGGCCTCCAAGTGATCATCTTCCCTGTCGCGCCTAAATTCTTTCTGCTTCCGATCAAAATTCTTTCGTTCTTTCTTAGACATTCCGCCTACAAGGCTCTTATACTGAGATTCTGAAATTCTTACATCTTTATCCTTTTCTCTTTTTCCAAAAAACATATCTTTACCATCCTTTCTTAGAAATGCAGGGAGAGCACGATATATGATCATGCCCCGCCCCAACATTGTTAATTCATTTCCTCAGCTACTATTCTCTGGCACTCCCTTAAGAGGCTCATGTTGCTGCAAAGAACCAGGACATCACCCCAGCACATTGAGATCTCTTCAGGAAGATCTTCGATATACTCAAATCTTCTTGTAATCGCGAAGTCCTCGTAACCTGTTATGTCGTTAAATCCATTTATCTCGCGGTCCTCCTGATCAAAGATGTCCTGCATCTCTTCTGATGACTCACCACAGAACACGATGTTTTTACATCCTCTTCTCAAGATTATGTCCGCAGCTGCCCTGCTCAGGTTGTCGTTGGCGAGCTCATCTGTGACGATGATCACGGTGTGACCTGACAGATCACGCAGGCTCTTCTTGTTAGCAAAGAACGTTGTGCTAAGAAGTCCATATGTAACATTGGAGCATATTGTCTGTTCCGGATATAAAAACATTGTCATGAGGTTCCTCCTTCTTTTTGAATCTAAGTTCACTTTCGTTTGTTGTACCTAGCTTGTACTCATATATTAAAAAATCAAGAGTCCCATAAAAATGACAACTGTATATTGTGGTTTCAACCAGAATTTCAGCTTTCAGATATACAATATGTGGTATAATCTTTTTCAAGACTAAATTCAAAAGAGGATTCTAACATGAATGGAATTACAAAAGCTGATTGGAAATTGTTCATAGAAAAGGTTCCTGAGTGGCAGGAAACCTTCATGGAAAAACTTTAAAAGAATATGTTAAGATGCTTCAGAGCAAGAAGCCTGCATCCACCAAATTCTGGGATCTTGATAAGCGCATAAAAGCTGACAAGAAAAATCCCGGAGTGCAGATGCAACTTGATAAGGGTGAAGCTATTTACGATATTGTAAAAATGATAAATCTTGGGATCATTACAAAGGAAGATCTCGCTG
The sequence above is a segment of the Butyrivibrio proteoclasticus B316 genome. Coding sequences within it:
- a CDS encoding SWIM zinc finger family protein; translation: MGLIELASGNSVWRGMDYYNAKKTKSVEKTGPYTYDGTVRGEQLYHVHIDKEHPRRSTCTCPFAEGRRVICKHMIALYFTAEPKAAEDFLKQVEEWEKEEEEEEQRHYEELREYVYSLSKAELQQLYLEALIEEEERRNRYW